One genomic window of Cannabis sativa cultivar Pink pepper isolate KNU-18-1 chromosome 2, ASM2916894v1, whole genome shotgun sequence includes the following:
- the LOC115721336 gene encoding uncharacterized protein LOC115721336 — protein MKKFLIIFFVIWASLIMFLLGFSTTHQYEKHNGLIISRKQLKEEKSSFMDMEDYGPIDPVPSSKASIRPGPIEHGSPIIPYIPKPSPPPNPNPNPNSDHS, from the exons ATGAAGAAATTTTTGATAATCTTCTTTGTGATTTGGGCAAGTTTGATCATGTTCCTCCTTGGATTCTCTACCACTCATCAATATG aaaAGCATAATGGATTAATAATAAGTAGAAAGCAATTAAAGGAAGAGAAGAGTAGTTTTATGGATATGGAAGATTATGGGCCAATTGATCCAGTTCCAAGCTCAAAGGCATCTATAAGGCCAGGCCCAATAGAGCATGGGAGTCCAATAATCCCATATATACCAAAGCCTTCTCCTCCTCCTAATCCTAATCCTAATCCTAATTCTGACCATTCCTAA